One region of Populus trichocarpa isolate Nisqually-1 chromosome 4, P.trichocarpa_v4.1, whole genome shotgun sequence genomic DNA includes:
- the LOC7477431 gene encoding chloroplastic group IIB intron splicing facilitator CRS2-B, chloroplastic, whose product MLYAVSTPRTCISCPRSSRFHRRNLVSVRLCVRASLPDNGNGVKVEYTPWLIVGLGNPGTKYHGTRHNVGFEMIDRIAQAEGVLMNTIQSKALIGIGCIGEVPILLAKPQAYMNFSGESVGPLAAHYKIPLRHILLIYDEMNLPNGILRVQPKGGHGHHNGVKSVMDHLDGCREFPRLCIGIGNPPGTMDMKAFLLQKFSPTEREQIDASLEQGVEAMRTLILGGFTNKITRFNLGQKYKYHKV is encoded by the exons ATGTTGTATGCAGTTTCTACCCCTAGAACATGCATTTCCTGTCCAAGAAGTTCTCGTTTTCATCGAAGGAATTTAGTTTCGGTCAGGCTTTGTGTACGTGCTTCATTGCCCGATAATGGCAATGGAGTTAAAGTGGAGTATACGCCCTGGCTAATTGTTGGATTGGGTAACCCTGGAACAAAGTACCACGGCACTAGGCACAAT GTTGGATTTGAAATGATTGATCGAATTGCCCAAGCGGAAGGTGTTTTGATGAACACAATACAATCGAAGGCTTTGATTGGAATAG GTTGCATCGGAGAGGTGCCGATTCTCTTGGCAAAACCACAGGCATATATGAATTTTAGTGGGGAATCA GTTGGACCACTTGCTGCTCATTATAAAATACCTCTTCGTCATATTTTACTG ATCTATGATGAGATGAACTTACCAAATGGCATTCTGAGGGTTCAGCCAAAAGGTGGACATGGCCATCACAATGG AGTAAAGAGTGTGATGGACCATTTGGATGGTTGTCGAGAATTTCCTCGATTGTGTATAG GCATTGGAAATCCACCTGGCACAATGGACATGAAAGCTTTTCTCCTTCAGAAGTTTAGCCCAACAGAGCGAGAACAG ATTGATGCATCattggaacaaggggttgaggCTATGAGGACCTTGATACTTGGTGGGTTCACCAACAAAATTACTAGATTCAATCTGGGGCAAAAGTACAAGTATCACAAAGTTTGA